A region from the Plasmodium berghei ANKA genome assembly, chromosome: 9 genome encodes:
- a CDS encoding dynamin-like protein, putative, producing the protein MESNIYVNLRKLISVIDELRDIGLQKYINLPRICVVGTQSSGKSSVLESIVGLDFLPRGEGVVTRRPIEFRLIHIKDDSEIKHWATFEDNKNEKFTDFNKVREHINSLTDQIAGTNKGIIDEPIILNIYSTGCPDLSLIDLPGITRVPLKNSDQTDDIERLTREMAFRYVKDPRTIILAVLPANADMSTSDALQIARKVDPKGLRTIGVITKIDLMDKGVDASKMLLNDEINLRLGYTGVINRSSADIKQGKTISQSLKDELNFFQNHPVYKKLPQSLYGTTSLTDKLTKVLLRHIKNFLPDIKIEINDRIRAINDKLFSLGTNVPLDATKKTQILWSMITDYCEIFKNTLKGKYDKRLQVFIENNDIICGLKVRQIFNELLDEYAGKNVTSELSDNDIDDAICMHEGDSLPGFPSPDTFEFLILPHLKKIHTPVFNCLDKVSQTLEILSQKIANRVLTRFPKLSEQVLDLSQSILIREKENTHNILENYIDAETNYLFTNDVSYLIEHGSIINMSEDEHNESGPLIQDYGNYQKNQNKKYQQNSFNSSHDNMNISQNNATGQSKYYQNIINESEYLTGKAAKLVSGAQKSVMNMWNKDKKKTRYNSQFIQEIRRRLDSYFNIVLRNVRDSVPKIIGYFLIRKLQEKMQFELYSDLNSEQKLYELLNEPLHVLKEREHLNKQLNILKKANQVLLKDPNITSINIDLFDANYEQDLIEMQKNIKVQNNSSMLNNSPSQSYKQNFISSHTLSSSNDNHSVNKRSQVMQPRNMSPPTINSHMPKHNIMMSSKMDSKGKHLFEKDPIKKKAPYNPLFD; encoded by the exons atggaatcaaatatatatgtaaatttGCGTAAGCTAATTAGTGTTATAGATGAGCTTCGAGATATTggtttacaaaaatatataaacttaCCTCGTATATGTGTAGTTGGAACTCAAAGTAGTGGAAAAAGTAGTGTTTTAGAATCTATTGTTGGATTAGATTTTTTGCCTAGAGGTGAAGGTGTTGTAACTAGACGTCCTATTGAGTTTCGATTAATTCATATTAAAGATGATAgtgaaataaaacattGGGCTACATTTGAGgacaataaaaatgaaaaatttacagattttaataaagttagagaacatataaatagttTAACCGATCAAATTGCCGGAACTAATAAAGGTATAATTGATGAAcctattattttaaacatCTATTCAACGGGATGTCCTGATTTATCATTGATTGATTTACCTGGCATTACCCGAGTGCCTCTTAAAAATTCTGATCAAACCGATGATATTGAAAGGTTAACAAGGGAGATGGCATTTAGATATGTTAAAGACCCTAGAACAATTATTCTAGCGGTTTTACCTGCAAATGCTGATATGTCAACTAGCGATGCATTACAAATAGCTAGAAAAGTAGATCCTAAAGGTTTAAGAACAATTGGAGTTATTACAAAAATCGATCTTATGGATAAAGGTGTAGATGCTAGTAAAATGCtattaaatgatgaaataaatttgagATTAGGTTATACTGGAGTTATAAATAGATCAAGTGCTGATATAAAACAAGGTAAAACAATTAGTCAATCATTAAAAGatgaattaaatttttttcaaaatcaTCCAGTTTACAAAAAACTACCACAATCATTATATGGAACTACTTCTTTAACTGACAAATTAACAAAAGTTTTGTTAAgacatattaaaaattttttaccAGATATTAAAATCGAAATTAATGATAGAATCAGAGCaattaatgataaattattCTCTTTAGGAACTAATGTACCTTTAGATGCAACTAAAAAAACGCAAATATTATGGTCTATGATTACAGATTATtgtgaaatatttaaaaacacattaaaaggaaaatatgataaaagaTTACAAGTCTTTAtcgaaaataatgatataatttgtGGTTTAAAAGTTAGACAAATCTTTAATGAGCTTTTAGATGAATATGCAGGAAAAAATGTAACTAGCGAATTAAGTGATAATGATATTGATGATGCTATTTGTATGCATGAAGGTGATAGTTTGCCAGGTTTTCCTTCTCCAGACACTTTTGAATTTCTTATTTTAcctcatttaaaaaaaatacatacaCCAGTTTTTAATTGCTTAGATAAAGTTAGTCAAACTCTTGAAATTTTATCTCAAAAAATTGCTAATCGAGTTCTAACCAGATTTCCAAAATTGTCGGAACAAGTTTTGGATCTATCTCAATCCATACTAATTagagaaaaagaaaatacaCATAACATTctagaaaattatatagatGCAGAAactaattatttatttactaaTGATGTTTCATATTTAATAGAACATGGaagtattattaatatgagTGAGGATGAACATAATGAATCAGGACCTCTTATACAAGATTATGGcaattatcaaaaaaatcaaaataaaaaatatcaacAAAATAGTTTCAATAGTAGTCAtgataatatgaatatttcaCAAAATAATGCAACGGGTCAAAgcaaatattatcaaaatataattaatgaATCTGAATATTTAACAGGAAAAGCAGCTAAATTGGTTTCAGGTGCACAAAAATCAGTTATGAATATGTGgaataaagataaaaaaaaaacaagatATAATTCACAATTCATACAAGAAATTAGAAGAAGGTTAGAttcttattttaatattgttCTTAGAAATGTTAGAGATAGTGTTCCAAAAATTATTGGATACTTCTTAATTAGAAAATTACAAGAAAAAATGCAATTCGAATTATATTCAGATTTAAATAGtgaacaaaaattatatgaattacTTAACGAGCCATTACATGTGTTAAAAGAAAGAGAGCACCTTAATAAACaattgaatattttaaaaaaagctAATCAAGTACTTTTAAAGGACCCTAACATAACTTCAATTAATATTGACCTTTTTGATGCTAACTATGAACAAGATCTTATTgaaatgcaaaaaaatatcaaagtACAAAACAATTCTTCTATGTTAAATAATTCTCCATCACAAtcttataaacaaaattttatttcgtcACATACTTTGAGTTCAAGTAATGATAATCATTCTGTCAA CAAACGCTCACAAGTTATGCAACCCAGAAACATGTCCCCCCCTACCATTAATTCCCATATGCcaaaacataatataatgatGAGTTCAAAAATGG attCAAAAGGAAAGCATTTATTCGAAAAAGAtccaattaaaaaaaag GCCCCATATAATCCCTTATTTGATTAG
- a CDS encoding ABC transporter B family member 3, putative: protein MKKFINIYIILLVFFTILNKRIHIKCKQEKVVNGLNNRFIINRGNPTYNKKYLKIVNKYIHKNPRKYKGKLCFKNNKSCKFKRKKKIFFIETKVDKIKRHKLLYKNVKRNNDLFWGDKISRNKLKIWKLFYSNKNKNSSGIWRIYSNVFDTNKEDNILCKEVNNPYIVGSKFLLKFRRCLMDDNMVNFIWICKNYFLEKKIFFLTIFTMLNSGIISIIVPIYDNILFNNLTNKIFDNFMFNLFNCVIIRIISLGLCILRNWIFMRVSCYSLKRVKNILFEIYINKNYEYFDKVDHNSVINRLTLEAYDFSNIIAYYINPFIRNLFSIILNFSYLFYLNQNLTKTIFIFFCISSVLTIISYKLKRKSLAHINKEKNKNANISLESFKNINIIKLFSTEFHEYNKYSMSLNNILNRQKKKEQFNLLHMLVSKLFVTITYVFILLKGSSLISQNKLDNKTFTSLFFYINNIYSCIDILDYYIEIRDIIDQNNGIIKLLKENLQGEGNKNVGNETRIIEKSKLENIMEKKNEKNNMSIYRDKNNDVVLEFKGVYFKYPTNINNNNYVLKNINIKINKGTNNVILGKSGEGKSTLLKLILNLYKSSKGKIYLYNKLLNNYSSREIFDKITYVEQNSKLLKKTIRENITYGIKDNTNFDMLDLVNISKCCTSHEFISRLRKRYETIISNTSELMTASQKQKICIARALIHFPKILLLDESTSAMESKNERIIFENIQKNELFKNLTIIRITHKRANLDLANNVFVLKDGYLKKQKHV, encoded by the exons atgaaaaaatttataaatatatatattattttattagttttttttacaatattaaataaaagaattcACATAAAATGCAAACAAGAAAAGGTTGTGAATGGGTTGAATAATagatttataattaatcgTGGTAATCCAacttataataaaaaatatttaaaaattgtaaataaatatatacataagaatcctagaaaatataaagggaaattatgttttaaaaacaacAAAAGTTGTAAGtttaaaaggaaaaaaaaaatattttttattgaaaCGAAAGTggataaaattaaaagacaTAAATTgctatataaaaatgtgaaaagAAATAATGATTTGTTTTGGGGGGATAAAATATcaagaaataaattaaaaatatggaaattgttttatagtaataaaaataaaaatagtagtGGAATATGGAGAATATATTCAAATGTATTTGATACTAATAAAGAAgacaatatattatgtaaaGAAGTAAACAACCCTTATATTGTTGGTtccaaatttttattaaaatttcgAAGATGTTTAATGGATGATAATATGgtaaattttatatggatatgcaaaaattattttttggaaaaaaaaatattttttttaacaatattTACAATGCTGAATAGCGGAATAATAAGTATAATCGTTCCAATATATgacaatatattatttaataatttaacaaataaaatatttgataattttatgtttaatttatttaattgtgTAATTATAAGAATTATTAGTTTAGGATTGTGCATTTTAAGGAATTGGATTTTTATGAGAGTTAGTTGTTATTCATTAAAAAGAGtaaagaatatattatttgaaatatatataaataaaaattatgaatattttgataaagtAGATCATAATAGTGTTATAAATAGATTAACATTAGAAGCTTATGATTTTTCGAATATTAtagcatattatataaatccATTTATACGAAATTTGTtttctataattttaaatttttcctatttattttatttaaatcaaaatttaacaaaaactatatttatttttttttgtatttccTCCGTTTTAACaattatatcatataaGCTTAAGAGGAAAAGTTTGgcacatataaataaagaaaaaaataaaaatgctaatatatcattagaatcttttaaaaatattaatattataaaattattttctacgGAATTtcatgaatataataaatattcaatgtctttaaataatattttgaaccgccagaaaaaaaaagagcaATTTAATTTGTTACATATGTTAGTTAGTAAATTGTTTGTAACTATAacatatgtttttattttgttaaaagGAAGTAGTTTAATttcacaaaataaattagaCAATAAAACGTTTacttctttatttttttatattaacaatatatattcgtGTATAGATATATTGGATTATTATATTGAGATACGTGATATTATTGACCAAAATAatggaataataaaattattgaaaGAAAATCTTCAAGGGGAAgggaataaaaatgttgGAAATGAAACTAgaataatagaaaaatcCAAGTTGGAAAAcataatggaaaaaaaaaatgaaaaaaataatatgtcTATATATAgggataaaaataatgatgtTGTACTTGAATTTAAAGGTGTATACTTTAAATATCCAactaatataaacaataataattatgtattgaaaaatataaatataaaaataaataaaggaACTAACAATGTTATTTTGGGAAAAAGTGGAGAAGGAAAATCTAcacttttaaaattaattttaaactTATATAAATCATCAAAAGGaaagatatatttatataataagttattaaataattatagtaGTCGTgaaatatttgataaaataactTATGTAGAACAAAATTCtaaacttttaaaaaaaacaattagagaaaatattacatatgGGATAAAAGATAATACAAACTTTGATATGCTTGATTtagtaaatatttcaaaatgtTGTACTAGTCATGAATTTATAAGTAGATTAAGAAAAAGATATGAGACAATTATATCAAACACATCAGAATTAATGACTGCATCTCAAAAGCAGAAGATATGCATAGCGCGGGCTTTAATACATTTTCCCAAA ATTTTATTGTTGGATGAGTCTACGTCAGCTATGGAAAGTAAAAACGAAAGGATTATTTTTGagaatattcaaaaaaatgaattatttaaaaatttaacgATAATCCGAATTACT
- a CDS encoding cysteine-rich PDZ-binding protein, putative, which produces MPCEKCEKKLKKLPTPDVKNSSNRSTSTNKLLEYRHNKQKFNPKSRKCKKCNSQLHQDGKYCSVCSYKLGKCQLCGKTITDVSSSNMSIV; this is translated from the exons atgccaTGCGAAAAATGCGAAAAGAAACTAAAAAAGTTACCAACTCCTGATGTGAAGAATa GCTCAAATAGATCAACGAGTACTAACAAACTGTTGGAATATCGTCATAACAAACAAAA ATTTAATCCTAAAAGTCGAAAATGCAAAAAGTGTAATAGCCAACTTCATCAAGATGGGAAATATTGCTCAGTGtg TTCTTATAAATTAGGTAAATGCCAGTTGTGCGGCAAAACAATAACCGACGTTTCTTCAAGTAATATGTCAATAGTATAG